The sequence GCCAGAGCACGACGAAGGTGATGGCGGTCGCGATCATGAGTGCGACGGGGCCCAACAGCCATGCAAGGGCTGCCATGGCAAAGTAGACCGCGCGCAGGCCGCGGTTGTAGCTGCGGGCGGCGTTGATGTTGATCTCGGCCGCCTTGGCAGCGCGGGGCAGCGCCCTCGGATCGTTCGGGTCGTTTGGCACGCTCGCCATGACGATGGCATTGTAGCCGAAAAGCCGATGCGACCAGACGAAGGCGAGAAAGCCCGAGGTCACGAAGACGAGGACGAAGAGAATCTTGATCTCCCAGACGATCTGGGGCGCCTCGGCGGCGATCAGGTCTTCGGCCACGGTATCCAGTCGGTCCGTGTTGCCCAGAAGTGCAAGGCCCGAGCCGAT is a genomic window of Maritimibacter sp. DP1N21-5 containing:
- a CDS encoding DUF599 domain-containing protein, with translation MLAEAASDVLAGFTWLDALAVALILLAWVGIRWLIEHSPDHRPSMGRVMKDYRREWMTQFVTRSPRIFDATVLSSLRQGTTFFASACMIAIGSGLALLGNTDRLDTVAEDLIAAEAPQIVWEIKILFVLVFVTSGFLAFVWSHRLFGYNAIVMASVPNDPNDPRALPRAAKAAEININAARSYNRGLRAVYFAMAALAWLLGPVALMIATAITFVVLWRREFRSNSRAALIADDLS